Genomic DNA from Polycladomyces subterraneus:
GATGGTCGTTCCTTTGTTTAGTTCGCTCTTTGCCCATATTTCACCTTTGTGCTCTTCTATGATCTGTTTCGCAATCGCAAGCCCCAGACCACTCCCTCCTGTCAGGCTATTTCTTGATTTGTCGATCCGGTAAAATCGATCGAAGATGAATGGTAAAGCTTCCGGATCGATTCCCGGTCCGTTGTCTGTAATTTGAATCACGACTTTTTCAGGTTTGTCTATGAGACTGAAGCCGATTTCGCCTTTTGTTTTGTTCATAAATTTAACGCTGTTTCCGATGATGTTCATGATGACTCTTTTTAATTTTTCTCGATCAGCAATCACGATTGTGGGAGCGATTTTCCTTGCCCATTTTATTGAAATCCCGTGTTTTTCTAAGTCAAATTTCACTTCTTCAATACACTCGTCCAGATACTTCACGATTTCCACATGTTCAAAGAAAAACGGCAACTTCTTTAGATCCAACTTCGAAAATAAAAATAACTCATCGATTAATTGATCCATATCTTCCGCTTTTTTGGCGATGATGGAAAGATATTTTTCTATCTTTTCGGGAGTATCTGCCACTCCATCCCGAATCCCCTCCACATATCCCTTAATGGCGGTCAGCGGTGTTTTTAAGTCATGGGAAATATTCGAGATTAATTCCTTTCGATTTTCTTCGTATTGCAGTTGCAGATCGATGGACTCCTTCAATTTTTGTCTCATTTCTTCAAAGGCGAGGCTCAGCTCTCCCAATTCATCCTTGGATGTGGGGACGATTCGAAAGTCCAGGTTTTCTTCTTTGATCTGTTCCGTTGCGTGTTTTAAGACGTTTAAAGGTTTGAGAATGCTTCTGGAAACCAGATAAGTGAGTAATCCATTGGTAACTGCCAAAGCCAGAAATAAGGTAATAATAATGGTACGAAAAAATTTTCGCGCTAAATGAGTGAGCGTGCTAACATCCCGCAAAATAAAGATGGTCATCACTTGATGATCTTGGGTGAAAAAATCGTATTGCTTATAAGAGTACCAATGATGATGAACTCTGATCTCATGATGTTCATGTTCATCCTCTTCATCGTTCACTTTTTTTTGAAAAACAGGGGGAAGTGCATGAATGATCGCAGGATCTCGGAAAAATGGGGATGTATAAACCAGTTGACGACCTTGTCGAATGATCAGTCCAGATTGAACTTTGTTCAGTTCTCGATCCATGCCTCTCAGGAATCGAGGATCTTCCAGTTTTTGCGGCGCATATTTTGCAACATCCTTCAACTCTGTAAAAAAGATATCATCTGCATAAATTAATCGTGTGATGGTATGAGGTTCTTTCAAATCAATATTATAGAACCTCGTTGTATTCTTGATATCGCCGAAAAAAGCAAAACCCATCATCAAGATAGCGATCAAAAACAAGAATACGGGAAGAATCAGCATGACTATATACGATAGCAATAATTTCACGCGAATCGACAAACAGAATCCCCCTACTGATCAGACTTCTTTGGTATCAAATTGATAATAACCGATTGAAAAAAACAGGATCAAACTTGACAAAATGACTAAAGTTACACTGATGAGATGACTTCCCGATGCAGAACTGTCTATCCACAAAGAATGCCAATCTGTATAAGATGTAAACAAAAACGCGCTTAATGAAGGAAAGAAGATGCCCAAGATTTTTGCAATGACAAACAGCACGGTACATAACGCAAATGCGCCACTGGTACTGGTCAGAAACTGTCCGATCAACACAGCAAATACACCCAACGTAAACATCGGGATAAAATCAAGCGCATATCCGAGCCATACTTGAAAAAAGTCGTGCATAGACCATCCATGAAAGACAAGACTTCCCACTGCAAGGGACGTAAACCACATGATTCCCAATTGGATGATAATAGATATCCCCATGGCCAAGATCTTGGATACATACACTTTGAACCGGGAAATGGGACGAACCAAAGTCAGTTTCAAAGTCCGAGCGGAAACTTCTCCCACAAACAAATCAGTGGCGACCATAAAAATAAACAAAGGTAGAATTATGGAGGTAAACCAATCCAATAACAAATAGGAAAAATCCGATTCGGAGAGAATGTTCATTCCTAGCCTATTTTGTATATAATGAAGCGCGCCCGCGATCAAGATGGGAATCATGAATGTAAAAATAAGAAAACCTTTTGTTTTCCTCTGTACCAAGATTTTTTGCGTTTCATTGATTGTATTCGCGTACAAAACAGACATCGGATTCATCCCCCCTGACTCGTTGAATTTGTGATAGATAATAGTTTTCCAATGACTCATTTTTATTGATGATCTCCGAAACCAATCCGCTGGTGATGAGTCTTCCATCATAGAGAATCCCGATTCGATTGCACATACGCTCCATTTCATGAATGAAATGGCTGGAAATAAAGAAGGTGGTTTGCTGTTCATGTGACAACCGTTTGATGATATTTCGAAAGTCAATCATCCCCTCAATATCCATACTGCTGGTGGGTTCATCCAAGATCACCAGCTCTGGATTGGAGAATAAGGCGGTTGCCAAGGCCAAGCGTTGTTTCATCCCCGACGAGAAGCCTTTCACTTTCTCATTCTTATATTTTTCTAATCCCACCAACTCCAATACTTCATCTATCCGCGTTTTGGGAATATGGGGATAAAAGCGAGAAACGACCTGTAAGTTTTGAAATGCGGTCATATACTCAAAGGAAACACCCGTTTCGATGATGCACCCCACTTTTTCCATCGCTTTTTCAAACTGAAGGAATACATCATATCCAAACATCGAAACTTCACCTTGATCTGCATTACATAATCGTGTCATCGTTTTAATGAGCGTGGTTTTTCCCACTCCGTTGGGACCGAATAAACCAAAAATATCACCTTTATACACACTTAAATTAATGTCAAAAATGCCCCGGTTATTTCGATAACGCTTTGTTAAGCCTTTTATCTCCAGTACTTTTTCCATCCAATTCCCTCTTTTCATGTTTACAGGTAGTGTCTGACCAGACAGACACTACCTGTAAAGATGTCAGTGATTTTCACGCTGAATGGTTTCTACTTTCTTTCCTTTTAATTCAACTTTGTCAGTTACTGTGTGATTAAATTGAGAGAGATCCAACTTGATGTTCACAGTGACTTCGTGTTCTTTTCCTGCGGCGTCCTTACCGGTAACGATCAATTGGGCTGTCTGTTCTTGAATCAGATTTTGTTTATTGATCTCTGCTTTGGTGCTCACTTGTTTGATTTTGATATCCTGGGTCAGCTTCGGCAAACTTGATTTCCACTCTTCCTCCTTGAAGAACGGCAGTTTGTGGTGATCACCGTATTCATGCTTTTCAGTTGCATGTTTGACAAATACCGAACCGAGCGCTTGGACGACAGGAGAGATTTGGCTTCCTGAAAGGGTCAGCGTCACTTCTTTACCGCCATTCCCTTTGTTTACTGCATGAACATCATTTCTCAAGCCACCCATCAACGCATCGATCACATATTCCACATCTTGATCGTGTTCGCCGCGATGATATTTCCGATCGTGATGTTTCTTTTCTTTTTCTTGTGTAACGTAATAAATATTGCTGTCACTTGATTTGAAGATCTTCTTGTCTCCTTGTTTGTACACATAAAGGGTTTGCGTTTTTCCGTTCTCTTGAATGTTGATTTTTCCGCTTCCTTCATGGTTTTTGATATCTTCTTTGATCGTTGAATCGATGGCAAACAAGTTTTTTCCATTATCCTTCACAGATACGGAGAGATCTCCCGTCACATTTTGAACCGCTTTTGTCTGCTTAAACGCCGTTTTGTACTGGTCATAACCGGATGTTGAACTTGCCATTGCAGAAAAACCACTGGCAAACAGAACACTTCCACTGACACCCACACTCAGAGCCAAAAGCCCCAGCTTCTTTTTGTTCATGTTGCCACCCCTTCATTTGATACACAAAATGGCTTTCATGCTTTTAATATAAATGGTAATTCTAACAGCCCCCTAAACCATTCCTTAAAAATTGCTAAACAGGAATGAGGCTGCTGACAAAGTGGTGGCAATACACGCAATTTGGGAGCGGGGCTGAATTTCCCGCCGTCGGTGCTGGTACGTTAGATCGAATAAAACTGTCGTACTCGGGCATGTTTGGCAAATCCCACTGTTTTTACTCCCATATCCACTCCGATGCCAGCCATACATATCCCTCTTCCAAGCTCACTTCCATCGTATGGCCGATGCCCCGTTCCTGCCAGGCCTGTTTCAACCGTTTCGTCAATTCTTCCAACCAATCGCGGTGAACGTATCGTTCATCAGTGATCAGTACGTCCTCGTCGCTGGCAGTGATCCGAACGGCGCCATCCCAATATACCTCCCTCACATCCAAATAAGGAATGCGCGTCTCCTCTCCATCCTCCATGATGACGACGGCATCTTCCGCCAACCGAATCTCCCGGTACTGCTGCGGCCGACTGTATCTCCCCTGCGCATGAGCGATCAGACCGGCCTTTTTGGCAGCTTGTCGCAACTGTTCCTTCACCTCCGGTTCTGCTGTCCAATGATGAACCACCTCTTCCGTCTCGACCGAGACCCGGTTTTGATTCTCATCGATACGGATATGAATGATCTCTTTGTAAGGCAGAAGTGTAAAGGAACGCCAGCGGTGAAAGACGAGCGCTTCGTCGGTTATTTGGACGTACCGAGTCCACACACTGAGCACATAGGCGAAGTACCCCGCGAAGGCACCTAATGCCGTCAATCCCACAGTCAGGTACACCATGCGGTCGGTCCATGTATATCCGGTGTATGCGGGATCGGCAAACGCCAGAATCATCCCTTCATCCTGTGCCAGGTAAACGGGTTCTGCCCGACCTTCCCTTACCGCCTGCAGGACTCTTTCCTGATCAAAAGGAAAATACGGCACCCGATACATCTGACGGTCGGTCACCAAGGAGTCGGCAGTATAGCCTTTGAGTATGACCGTCCCTTTGACGACGGGGCCGTACTGTCGCATGATATCCGCCGTTCCCAGCACAAAGACCAATACAAACAGCGTGATCGTCAATGCACTATACCCTTTGGGATGCCGCTTTCCCCAGTGTGTCGTCATCGTTGCGATCGCTGCGGCGGGAAACCACAGATACAGATACGATTCCCCCAGCCAAAACGGATAAAAACGCACACCGTCCAATACCAACTGATAGGCGATGATGAGAATAAACGTTCCGACAACCGGCGTCCCCAGAAAAAAACCAACCAGATGACCATCCACCTTTTCATGCCGATTGCTCCCTTCGGCGATCATCACATCGCCTCAAGACACGAAATTGTGTATACCTCTTTTCTACACCAAGAATTGCCATCCCTTCTTTATTTTGTTTAAAATTTCATGAATACTTCGGGTAAGGTCTGCTGAATCCACTCTGTTAAAATCCACCATTGATATCAGCTGTACGCAAACCACACCATCATGGTCGCCATCTAAACCATATGGATTTCCTGGTTGGCGTTGAGGAGAAGACGGACCACCAACGTTCCGGCAGAATCCTCCCGAGTGATCAATGGGATGGGTTTCATGGGTATCCACCAACAACGTACTGCTTCCCCTTGTCGCTCAGTTTTACCTCTATCCATGCAATTGTACTTCTACTTAGCTCGATATTTTTCTATCCATGATAAGACATAAAAAAAAGACCTCGTATCGGAGGCAAAAGCACGCTCAAAGAAGAGTTTGAACGGATTGTCTTGAGGGAGAAAATAAAATCGCAAGCGATTGGGTGTGTCAGTTACGCGGAGACCATTCCCTTTTGTGCGGGAAACGACTGTCTCCGCGTTCACCTGTACCATTACAACGTCATCGCCCCGAATCCGCCGTCCACCCGGATCAATGCGCCGGTCACAAAGCCGGACGCCTTTTCCGAAGCCAACCAGACCGCGGTGCCCTTCAACTCTTCGGGGTTGCCGAAGCGAGCAATCGGCGTGTGGCGCATGATCGCCTCGGTTCGTTCTGGGGTGAGCAATTTCCGGTTTTGCTCAGCGGGGAAAAATCCGGGCACGATCGCATTGACCCGGACCCGGTGAGGGGCCCATTCCCGAGCCAGATATTGTGTGATGTTGTTGATACCCGCCTTGCTCGCTGAATATGTAAACACCTTGGACAGCGGCGGTCCCGACGATACGGAGGAAATGTTGATGATACTGCCGCCCTTTCCGCTCTCGACCATACCTTTGCCGAACACCTGGCAAGCCATCACGACGCT
This window encodes:
- a CDS encoding sensor histidine kinase, whose protein sequence is MSIRVKLLLSYIVMLILPVFLFLIAILMMGFAFFGDIKNTTRFYNIDLKEPHTITRLIYADDIFFTELKDVAKYAPQKLEDPRFLRGMDRELNKVQSGLIIRQGRQLVYTSPFFRDPAIIHALPPVFQKKVNDEEDEHEHHEIRVHHHWYSYKQYDFFTQDHQVMTIFILRDVSTLTHLARKFFRTIIITLFLALAVTNGLLTYLVSRSILKPLNVLKHATEQIKEENLDFRIVPTSKDELGELSLAFEEMRQKLKESIDLQLQYEENRKELISNISHDLKTPLTAIKGYVEGIRDGVADTPEKIEKYLSIIAKKAEDMDQLIDELFLFSKLDLKKLPFFFEHVEIVKYLDECIEEVKFDLEKHGISIKWARKIAPTIVIADREKLKRVIMNIIGNSVKFMNKTKGEIGFSLIDKPEKVVIQITDNGPGIDPEALPFIFDRFYRIDKSRNSLTGGSGLGLAIAKQIIEEHKGEIWAKSELNKGTTISFTLQKASKRTKGGSFEKDPDH
- a CDS encoding ABC transporter permease codes for the protein MSVLYANTINETQKILVQRKTKGFLIFTFMIPILIAGALHYIQNRLGMNILSESDFSYLLLDWFTSIILPLFIFMVATDLFVGEVSARTLKLTLVRPISRFKVYVSKILAMGISIIIQLGIMWFTSLAVGSLVFHGWSMHDFFQVWLGYALDFIPMFTLGVFAVLIGQFLTSTSGAFALCTVLFVIAKILGIFFPSLSAFLFTSYTDWHSLWIDSSASGSHLISVTLVILSSLILFFSIGYYQFDTKEV
- a CDS encoding ABC transporter ATP-binding protein, whose translation is MEKVLEIKGLTKRYRNNRGIFDINLSVYKGDIFGLFGPNGVGKTTLIKTMTRLCNADQGEVSMFGYDVFLQFEKAMEKVGCIIETGVSFEYMTAFQNLQVVSRFYPHIPKTRIDEVLELVGLEKYKNEKVKGFSSGMKQRLALATALFSNPELVILDEPTSSMDIEGMIDFRNIIKRLSHEQQTTFFISSHFIHEMERMCNRIGILYDGRLITSGLVSEIINKNESLENYYLSQIQRVRGDESDVCFVREYNQ
- a CDS encoding SDR family oxidoreductase translates to MGNLFDLTGKTAVVIGGTSVLGSAMAVGLAEHGARVAITGRNQKKAVNVLEQIEAAGGEGQAFFVEVTVKESIQELERSIREWAGGYDILINAAGVNASTPFFDLDMEEWDYIMSVNLKSVVMACQVFGKGMVESGKGGSIINISSVSSGPPLSKVFTYSASKAGINNITQYLAREWAPHRVRVNAIVPGFFPAEQNRKLLTPERTEAIMRHTPIARFGNPEELKGTAVWLASEKASGFVTGALIRVDGGFGAMTL